One genomic window of Anser cygnoides isolate HZ-2024a breed goose chromosome 11, Taihu_goose_T2T_genome, whole genome shotgun sequence includes the following:
- the CERS3 gene encoding ceramide synthase 3 isoform X3, producing MTWFAAVRADWSMAHILKTLNSWFWWENIWMPINVTWAHFVDRDGLVFPKPHQLYATIPYAFVLLIIRFLSERYIAIPLAKALGIKNVRRVKPQPNPVLESYFRECSKHPSQSEIQGLAKKCNCTVHLVEKWFRRRRNLEIPTVLRKFQEAFWRFSFYLTSSIAGFIFLYDKPWFYDIWQTWVGYPFQTLLPSQYWYYMAEISFYWSLLFTLGIDNKRKDFLAHVVHHLAAIGLMSGSWCGNYVRLGTLVIFVHDTADFWLEAAKMFNYARWEKTCNVLFIIFSIAFFITRIILFPCWILRATLYQPTYYSTTPVIAYFLFNGQLLILQGLHLYWGYLIFKILRRFIFLKQSS from the exons ATGACCTGGTTtgctgcagtgagagcagatTGGAG CATGGCGCACATATTAAAGACACTCAACAGCTGGTTCTGGTGGGAGAATATATGGATGCCTATCAACGTCACATGGGCACATTTTGTAGACCGTGATGGCCTTGTCTTTCCAAAACCACATCAGTTGTATGCCACAATACCATATGCTTTTGTATTGCTGATTATCCGATTCCTCAGTGAAAG ATATATTGCTATACCTCTAGCAAAAGCCTTAGGTATAAAGAATGTAAGACGTGTGAAGCCACAGCCTAATCCTGTTTTAGAGAGTTATTTCCGGGAGTGCTCAAAACACCCATCCCAA TCAGAGATTCAAGGCCTTGCCAAAAAGTGCAACTGTACCGTCCATTTGGTGGAAAAGTGGTTTAGGAGACGGCGAAACCTTGAGATCCCAACTGTGCTTCGGAAATTCCAGGAAGCTTT CTGGCGATTTTCATTCTATCTTACATCTTCCATTGCTGGATTTATATTTCTATATGAT AAACCTTGGTTTTACGACATATGGCAGACGTGGGTTGGCTATCCGTTTCAG aCTTTGCTGCCATCCCAATATTGGTACTACATGGCTGAGATCAGTTTTTACTGGTCTCTCCTATTTACACTGGGGATCGATAACAAAAGGAAG GATTTTCTGGCTCATGTCGTTCATCACTTGGCAGCCATTGGGCTAATGAGTGGCTCTTGGTGTGGCAATTATGTGCGTCTTGGAACTCTGGTGATATTTGTGCATGATACTGCAGATTTCTGGCTTGAG GCAGCCAAAATGTTTAATTACGCTCGCTGGGAGAAAACCTGCAATGTGCTGTTTATCATCTTTTCTATCGCATTCTTCATCACAAGGATCATCCTGTTCCCCTGCTG gattttgcgTGCCACGTTGTATCAACCTACATACTACTCCACTACTCCTGTGATAGCATACTTCTTATTCAATGGGCAGCTATTGATCCTTCAAGGCTTGCATTTATATTGGGGTTACTTAATCTTCAAGATTTTGAGAAGGTTCATTTTCTTAAAG CAATCTAGTTAA